A DNA window from Castanea sativa cultivar Marrone di Chiusa Pesio chromosome 7, ASM4071231v1 contains the following coding sequences:
- the LOC142642628 gene encoding 2-carboxy-1,4-naphthoquinone phytyltransferase, chloroplastic, with protein sequence MATIYCNLNTGSGLKKLNEYLLHRSYSTRYHLNSKRSSSLFCNSKKHIHTTYRRKFKIEKGHQSQQVLSERNADYSSTTTEEEKENDVSKAILIWRAVKLPIYSVALVPLTVGSAAAYFQTGIFSARRYFVLLASSVLIITWLNLSNDVYDFDTGADKNKRESVVNLTGSRTVTLLAAYSFLVLGFVGLTWTSVEAGNMRSIISLACAIICGYIYQCPPFRLSYQGLGEPLCFAAFGPFASTAFYLLQGSTSQMNYLPLSGTILSASILVGFTTSLILFCSHFHQVEEDKAVGKMSPLVRLGTERGSGIVKVAVIALYFLLFAFGLIRALPFTCILLCALTLPMGKLVIRYVEDNHKDKLKIFMAKYYCVRLHALFGAALAAGLVVARAVTK encoded by the exons ATGGCCACCATATATTGTAACCTAAACACAGGGTCTGGTCTGAAGAAACTCAATGAATACCTTCTGCATCGGAGTTACTCAACAAG gTATCATCTAAACTCCAAAAGATCATCAAGCCTCTTCTGTAACAGTAAAAAGCATATCCATACCACTTacagaagaaaatttaaaatagaaaaaggacACCAATCTCAACAGGTACTTTCAGAGAGAAATGCAGACTATTCTAGCACGACtactgaagaagaaaaagaaaatgatgttTCTAAGGCAATTTTGATATGGAGGGCAGTTAAATTACCAATATATTCTGTTGCTTTGGTTCCTCTCACT GTAGGTAGTGCAGCTGCTTATTTTCAAACAGGCATATTCTCCGCTAGGCGTTATTTTGTTCTCCTGGCTTCCTCAGTTCTTATTATCACATGGCTTAATTTAAG CAATGATGTTTATGATTTCGACACAGGAGcagataaaaacaaaagagaatcaGTTGTAAACCTCACTGGAAG CCGTACAGTAACATTACTTGCTGCTTATTCATTTCTTGTTCTTGGCTTTGTGGGGCTGACATGGACATCCGTAGAGGCAGGAAATATGCGTTCAATAATATCTCTGGCATGTGCGATTATTTGTGGTTATATATATCAG TGCCCTCCATTTCGGTTAAGCTACCAAGGATTGGGAGAGCCCCTGTGCTTTGCAGCATTTGGGCCATTTGCTAGTACTGCTTTTTACCTCTTACAAGGCAGCACAAG TCAGATGAACTATCTTCCCTTaagtggtacaattctttctgCTTCAATCCTTGTTGGCTTCACAACATCCCTAATTCTTTTCTGTAGTCACTTTCATCAG GTGGAAGAAGATAAGGCAGTTGGAAAAATGTCCCCTCTG GTAAGGCTTGGCACCGAAAGAGGTTCGGGCATAGTGAAGGTTGCTGTCATAGCACTTTACTTCTTGTTGTTTGCCTTTGGTCTAATCAGGGCCCTTCCTTTTACTTGTATT CTTCTCTGTGCTCTGACATTGCCCATGGGAAAACTGGTAATTAGATATGTTGAAGATAACCACAAG GACAAACTGAAGATCTTCATGGCTAAGTACTACTGTGTGAGATTGCATGCTTTATTTGGAGCTGCATTGGCCGCTGGACTAGTGGTGGCTAGAGCAGTCACTAAATAA
- the LOC142642626 gene encoding uncharacterized protein LOC142642626 isoform X1, translating into MPPRTLKRPTTATATATTNIVKKEPLPPRRNDPASRQPSSPPPPTQEDKRSERLELEDNDRRYEEDENSGGREGVVRMDGGDEQDGVAGIRGDYMIEEEVEEEEEVEEEVFEDDVGDELVEEVDYEEEHHNVVNERRKRKEFEVFVGGLDRDATEEDLRKVFSQVGEITEVRLLKNPVTQKNKGFAFLRFATIEQARRAIHELKHPVVNGKQCGVAPSQDSDTLFVGNICKTWTKDVLKEQLAQYGVDKFEDLTLVEDMKNEGLNRGFAFLDFPCRADALDACKRLQRRDVVFGIDRTARVAFADTFIEPDDAIMSHVKTVFLDGLPPAWDEDRVKNILKKFGKIEKVELARNMPAAKRTDFGFITFDSHDAAVACVDGVNTAEVGDGDRKIKIRARLSRPRQRGKSARQARGGYVIAHGSDRGSRGPWGSSSSRFDPHKSIDRVGRSIQSRGAIDGGLNRAYGPRDRNVVSHGVGSGRRFSSPERSYGRRSTVQTYGKTSSKRDYIQEDELFSRPSDFGKVTMDSHSYRDAYPSRGSGYLGGPSRSGSRAVARRPVPYDDYGYDRYMEQPSNYHDSRISDYSSIPTSKRPHSAIEEDHPRYAEPSARQSRARFDYGGSSFDLPYGDNSYGSNSTRLGRGSRHGYDEGGRRSEGHSHVPYETKPSTMGYRRDEISRRDAERVYSSYERDYISRDYVSSRSDLGEDSYPADYSTRRLNDDYPSGRGSSSYY; encoded by the exons atgcctccACGGACACTGAAACGACCCACCAcggccacagccacagccaccaCCAATATTGTCAAGAAAGAGCCTCTGCCGCCGCGGCGCAACGACCCGGCTTCACGGCAACcctcttctcctcctcctcctactcAAG AGGACAAGAGATCAGAAAGATTGGAGCTTGAAGATAATGATCGGCGGTATGAAGAAGACGAGAATAGTGGTGGGCGGGAAGGGGTTGTGAGGATGGATGGTGGGGATGAGCAAGATGGGGTAGCGGGAATTCGTGGAGATTACATGATCGAAGAAGAGGTGGAGGAAGAAGAGGAGGTGGAGGAAGAGGTGTTTGAGGACGATGTTGGAGATGAGCTTGTGGAAGAAGTGGACTATGAGGAAGAGCACCATAATGTGGTTAATGAGAGGAGGAAGCGTAAGGAATTCGAGGTGTTTGTGGGGGGATTGGATCGAGATGCTACTGAGGAGGATCTTAGAAAGGTTTTTAGTCAGGTTGGTGAGATCACTGAAGTGAGACTTTTGAAGAACCCAGTAACTCAAAAGAACAAGGGCTTTGCTTTCTTGCGGTTTGCAACCATTGAGCAGGCTAGACGAGCTATCCATGAACTTAAGCATCCAGTG GTTAATGGGAAGCAATGTGGGGTGGCTCCAAGTCAAGATAGTGACACTCTTTTTGTTGGTAACATATGCAAGACATGGACAAAGGATGTT TTGAAAGAACAGCTTGCACAATATGGAGTTGATAAATTTGAAGACTTGACACTAGTTGAGGACATGAAAAATGAGGGGTTGAATCGGGGCTTTGCTTTTTTAGATTTCCCATGCAGGGCAGATGCCTTGGACGCTTGCAAGCGATTGCAAAGGAGGGATGTTGTGTTTGGTATAGATAGAACGGCAAGGGTCGCATTTGCAGACACCTTCATTGAACCTGATGATGCAATTATGTCTCAT GTAAAGACAGTATTCCTGGATGGTTTGCCTCCTGCTTGGGATGAGGATCGTGTCAAAAACATTCTCAAAAAGTTTGGGAAGATTGAAAAGGTGGAACTTGCTCGAAATATGCCAGCTGCTAAAAGGACCGATTTTGGTTTTATAACATTCGATTCGCATGATGCTGCAGTGGCTTGCGTGGATGGTGTTAATACTGCTGAGGTTGGTGATGGAGATAGGAAG ATAAAGATTAGGGCAAGGTTGTCTAGGCCACGGCAGAGAGGTAAGTCTGCTAGACAGGCTCGGGGAGGTTATGTCATTGCACATGGCAGTGATCGTGGTAGCAGGGGTCCTTGGGGCTCTAGCAGCTCTCGCTTTGATCCTCACAAGTCTATAGATCGTGTTGGGAGAAGCATTCAAAGTCGTGGTGCAATTGATGGTGGTCTTAATCGAGCATATGGTCCAAGGGACAGAAATGTTGTATCACATGGAGTTGGGAGTGGACGGCGATTTTCTTCACCAGAGAGATCATATGGTAGAAGGTCCACTG TTCAAACTTATGGAAAGACCAGCTCAAAAAGGGACTACATTCAAGAAGATGAACTATTTTCTAGGCCATCTGATTTTGGTAAAGTTACTATGGATAGTCACTCTTATAGAGATGCATACCCTTCACGTGGATCTGGGTACTTGGGAGGTCCTTCAAGGAGTGGTTCTCGTGCTGTTGCCCGTAGGCCTGTCCCTTATGATGATTATGGCTATGACAGATACATGGAACAACCCTCAAACTATCATGACAGTCGTATCAGTGATTACAGTTCTATTCCCACCTCAAAGCGTCCCCATTCTGCCATT GAGGAAGATCATCCTCGTTATGCTGAACCTTCAGCTAGGCAATCACGAGCTCGTTTTGACTATGGGGGAAGCAGTTTTGACTTGCCTTATGGTGATAATTCTTATGGAAGCAACTCTACAAG GCTGGGTCGTGGGTCTCGTCATGGTTACGATGAAGGTGGTCGGAGATCTGAAGGGCATTCTCATGTACCATATGAGACTAAACCATCAACAATGGGGTACAGAAGAG ATGAGATTAGTAGGAGGGATGCAGAAAGAGTCTATTCCAGTTATGAAAGGGATTACATATCCAGAGATTATGTGTCGTCTCGATCAGAT CTAGGTGAAGATTCATACCCAGCTGATTACTCTACTCGTCGCCTGAATGACGACTACCCAAGTGGTAGGGGTTCAAGCTCATATTACTAA
- the LOC142642626 gene encoding uncharacterized protein LOC142642626 isoform X2, whose translation MPPRTLKRPTTATATATTNIVKKEPLPPRRNDPASRQPSSPPPPTQEDKRSERLELEDNDRRYEEDENSGGREGVVRMDGGDEQDGVAGIRGDYMIEEEVEEEEEVEEEVFEDDVGDELVEEVDYEEEHHNVVNERRKRKEFEVFVGGLDRDATEEDLRKVFSQVGEITEVRLLKNPVTQKNKGFAFLRFATIEQARRAIHELKHPVVNGKQCGVAPSQDSDTLFVGNICKTWTKDVLKEQLAQYGVDKFEDLTLVEDMKNEGLNRGFAFLDFPCRADALDACKRLQRRDVVFGIDRTARVAFADTFIEPDDAIMSHVKTVFLDGLPPAWDEDRVKNILKKFGKIEKVELARNMPAAKRTDFGFITFDSHDAAVACVDGVNTAEVGDGDRKIKIRARLSRPRQRGKSARQARGGYVIAHGSDRGSRGPWGSSSSRFDPHKSIDRVGRSIQSRGAIDGGLNRAYGPRDRNVVSHGVGSGRRFSSPERSYVQTYGKTSSKRDYIQEDELFSRPSDFGKVTMDSHSYRDAYPSRGSGYLGGPSRSGSRAVARRPVPYDDYGYDRYMEQPSNYHDSRISDYSSIPTSKRPHSAIEEDHPRYAEPSARQSRARFDYGGSSFDLPYGDNSYGSNSTRLGRGSRHGYDEGGRRSEGHSHVPYETKPSTMGYRRDEISRRDAERVYSSYERDYISRDYVSSRSDLGEDSYPADYSTRRLNDDYPSGRGSSSYY comes from the exons atgcctccACGGACACTGAAACGACCCACCAcggccacagccacagccaccaCCAATATTGTCAAGAAAGAGCCTCTGCCGCCGCGGCGCAACGACCCGGCTTCACGGCAACcctcttctcctcctcctcctactcAAG AGGACAAGAGATCAGAAAGATTGGAGCTTGAAGATAATGATCGGCGGTATGAAGAAGACGAGAATAGTGGTGGGCGGGAAGGGGTTGTGAGGATGGATGGTGGGGATGAGCAAGATGGGGTAGCGGGAATTCGTGGAGATTACATGATCGAAGAAGAGGTGGAGGAAGAAGAGGAGGTGGAGGAAGAGGTGTTTGAGGACGATGTTGGAGATGAGCTTGTGGAAGAAGTGGACTATGAGGAAGAGCACCATAATGTGGTTAATGAGAGGAGGAAGCGTAAGGAATTCGAGGTGTTTGTGGGGGGATTGGATCGAGATGCTACTGAGGAGGATCTTAGAAAGGTTTTTAGTCAGGTTGGTGAGATCACTGAAGTGAGACTTTTGAAGAACCCAGTAACTCAAAAGAACAAGGGCTTTGCTTTCTTGCGGTTTGCAACCATTGAGCAGGCTAGACGAGCTATCCATGAACTTAAGCATCCAGTG GTTAATGGGAAGCAATGTGGGGTGGCTCCAAGTCAAGATAGTGACACTCTTTTTGTTGGTAACATATGCAAGACATGGACAAAGGATGTT TTGAAAGAACAGCTTGCACAATATGGAGTTGATAAATTTGAAGACTTGACACTAGTTGAGGACATGAAAAATGAGGGGTTGAATCGGGGCTTTGCTTTTTTAGATTTCCCATGCAGGGCAGATGCCTTGGACGCTTGCAAGCGATTGCAAAGGAGGGATGTTGTGTTTGGTATAGATAGAACGGCAAGGGTCGCATTTGCAGACACCTTCATTGAACCTGATGATGCAATTATGTCTCAT GTAAAGACAGTATTCCTGGATGGTTTGCCTCCTGCTTGGGATGAGGATCGTGTCAAAAACATTCTCAAAAAGTTTGGGAAGATTGAAAAGGTGGAACTTGCTCGAAATATGCCAGCTGCTAAAAGGACCGATTTTGGTTTTATAACATTCGATTCGCATGATGCTGCAGTGGCTTGCGTGGATGGTGTTAATACTGCTGAGGTTGGTGATGGAGATAGGAAG ATAAAGATTAGGGCAAGGTTGTCTAGGCCACGGCAGAGAGGTAAGTCTGCTAGACAGGCTCGGGGAGGTTATGTCATTGCACATGGCAGTGATCGTGGTAGCAGGGGTCCTTGGGGCTCTAGCAGCTCTCGCTTTGATCCTCACAAGTCTATAGATCGTGTTGGGAGAAGCATTCAAAGTCGTGGTGCAATTGATGGTGGTCTTAATCGAGCATATGGTCCAAGGGACAGAAATGTTGTATCACATGGAGTTGGGAGTGGACGGCGATTTTCTTCACCAGAGAGATCATATG TTCAAACTTATGGAAAGACCAGCTCAAAAAGGGACTACATTCAAGAAGATGAACTATTTTCTAGGCCATCTGATTTTGGTAAAGTTACTATGGATAGTCACTCTTATAGAGATGCATACCCTTCACGTGGATCTGGGTACTTGGGAGGTCCTTCAAGGAGTGGTTCTCGTGCTGTTGCCCGTAGGCCTGTCCCTTATGATGATTATGGCTATGACAGATACATGGAACAACCCTCAAACTATCATGACAGTCGTATCAGTGATTACAGTTCTATTCCCACCTCAAAGCGTCCCCATTCTGCCATT GAGGAAGATCATCCTCGTTATGCTGAACCTTCAGCTAGGCAATCACGAGCTCGTTTTGACTATGGGGGAAGCAGTTTTGACTTGCCTTATGGTGATAATTCTTATGGAAGCAACTCTACAAG GCTGGGTCGTGGGTCTCGTCATGGTTACGATGAAGGTGGTCGGAGATCTGAAGGGCATTCTCATGTACCATATGAGACTAAACCATCAACAATGGGGTACAGAAGAG ATGAGATTAGTAGGAGGGATGCAGAAAGAGTCTATTCCAGTTATGAAAGGGATTACATATCCAGAGATTATGTGTCGTCTCGATCAGAT CTAGGTGAAGATTCATACCCAGCTGATTACTCTACTCGTCGCCTGAATGACGACTACCCAAGTGGTAGGGGTTCAAGCTCATATTACTAA